A region from the Arthrobacter roseus genome encodes:
- a CDS encoding DUF6457 domain-containing protein, protein MTGHIEVLEPWVEELLTALEIEGTPIDIEAVLDLAGEAAHQIVRPAAPVTTFIVGYAAGLAAATDQATSVVAMKAASGVASRLCAERAERAGNSAESPAAEE, encoded by the coding sequence ATGACTGGGCACATTGAGGTACTTGAACCCTGGGTGGAGGAGCTGTTGACCGCTCTTGAGATCGAGGGTACTCCCATAGACATCGAAGCCGTTCTTGATCTAGCTGGCGAAGCCGCGCACCAAATTGTTCGTCCTGCGGCACCGGTGACAACCTTCATCGTGGGCTATGCGGCCGGACTCGCGGCAGCTACGGACCAAGCTACGTCGGTTGTCGCGATGAAGGCTGCTTCGGGGGTGGCCAGTCGTCTCTGCGCCGAACGCGCGGAACGCGCCGGAAACAGCGCGGAATCACCCGCAGCGGAAGAGTAA
- a CDS encoding M23 family metallopeptidase, with amino-acid sequence MSKHRASPRHVAPESMPEPRPRDAHRAARRRQPVTPRNTYSFTGIGQKVAMVAAVSGIALTVALPTTAAAPNAEAEAPKPQTSKLVSAASTAQVSFQRVQLGSEFDPERKLDSIMAASGGNLELAQAEGSLAAPLKTLEPTSSFGYRGSPITGIAEMHSGQDFASPCGSDVLAAASGVVKSAGWHAFGGGNRVVVDHGNGLETTYNHMSAITVTVGQQVERGDNVGASGSTGASTGCHLHFEVLVDGKAVDPNGWL; translated from the coding sequence ATGTCGAAGCACAGGGCTTCGCCGCGTCACGTTGCGCCGGAATCCATGCCGGAACCGCGCCCCCGTGATGCTCATCGGGCGGCTAGGCGTCGTCAGCCCGTGACACCACGCAACACCTACTCATTCACGGGTATTGGACAAAAGGTAGCGATGGTAGCGGCCGTGTCCGGGATCGCCCTCACCGTAGCCTTGCCCACCACAGCAGCAGCCCCCAACGCGGAAGCTGAAGCACCCAAGCCGCAGACGAGCAAGCTGGTTTCCGCTGCATCTACAGCACAAGTCAGCTTTCAAAGGGTTCAGCTCGGCAGCGAATTCGATCCAGAGCGCAAACTAGACTCCATCATGGCCGCGTCCGGTGGGAATCTTGAACTGGCCCAGGCGGAAGGTTCACTCGCCGCACCCCTGAAGACTCTTGAGCCGACGTCGAGCTTTGGATACCGTGGCAGTCCCATCACAGGAATAGCCGAGATGCACTCGGGCCAGGACTTCGCCTCTCCCTGCGGGTCGGATGTACTGGCGGCGGCCTCCGGAGTCGTGAAATCCGCCGGGTGGCATGCTTTCGGCGGTGGTAATCGGGTTGTAGTCGATCACGGCAACGGCTTGGAAACCACGTATAACCACATGTCGGCCATTACCGTCACGGTAGGGCAGCAAGTGGAACGCGGAGACAATGTTGGAGCCAGTGGAAGCACAGGCGCCTCCACAGGGTGTCACTTGCATTTCGAGGTTCTTGTTGACGGCAAAGCCGTCGACCCCAATGGCTGGCTGTGA
- the mobA gene encoding NTP transferase domain-containing protein: MPSLDAIIVAGGRSSRLGGSSKALLEYKGVSLLTRTVTAVQDAGANHTVVVGPDDVLRPRLPGIVLMTREVPPFSGPAAAIGAGLRSLLEARGHLLDSALDSDDITLLLACDMPQAPSIVHTLLNAVELRPGFHAWVPQDPSGRAQYLACAVRTAALTDAVGAAGDLAGKPVRVLLASLQRYTFTSDSTADVDTPADAAMFGITVQNGTRH; this comes from the coding sequence GTGCCCAGTCTCGATGCGATCATTGTTGCGGGTGGTCGTTCCAGCCGGCTCGGCGGAAGCTCCAAGGCTTTGCTGGAATATAAGGGGGTTAGTCTGCTGACCCGGACCGTGACCGCGGTTCAGGATGCTGGGGCTAACCACACAGTCGTCGTCGGCCCGGATGACGTACTGCGCCCACGCTTACCGGGCATCGTCCTTATGACACGTGAAGTCCCACCCTTTTCTGGGCCGGCCGCGGCCATCGGGGCGGGATTGCGTTCACTACTTGAGGCGCGGGGGCACTTGCTTGACTCAGCGTTGGACAGTGACGACATCACCCTGTTGCTAGCGTGCGACATGCCACAAGCGCCGTCCATCGTCCATACCCTGCTGAACGCCGTCGAACTCCGGCCAGGCTTCCATGCCTGGGTGCCGCAAGACCCAAGCGGCAGGGCGCAGTATCTGGCGTGCGCTGTCAGAACGGCGGCCCTCACCGACGCTGTCGGGGCAGCTGGGGACCTGGCTGGCAAGCCAGTAAGAGTTCTCCTTGCTAGTCTGCAGAGGTACACCTTCACCTCCGATTCAACGGCCGACGTGGATACTCCAGCGGACGCCGCGATGTTCGGGATCACGGTGCAGAACGGGACACGTCACTGA
- a CDS encoding NlpC/P60 family protein, which produces MTPRATISRHRADVQRSTPLTSLAKAVTSNAGGVGRSAAVIAAASGLVLTSGVAANAAPVSPDRQSVTTTLEMQAAPTTVTVAPDANVSFERQAAVAAVAAPVVEAPVVQAVANEVTQTQPAVVEQVAAPAAPAAQTPAPVVEAPAPVVEAPAPAVTSGVGATVAAAAKAQVGVSQDCTRLVSNALAAAGINFHGWPIGYMSLGTVVGAAQAQPGDLIYYDDAGAGVPHIAVYIGGGQAVHGGFNGGTTAIAPAELGSGGVYIQLGG; this is translated from the coding sequence ATGACACCTCGTGCCACTATCTCGCGCCACCGCGCGGACGTTCAGCGGTCAACCCCGCTGACGTCACTGGCGAAAGCCGTCACCTCGAACGCTGGGGGAGTCGGCCGTTCAGCTGCCGTCATCGCAGCAGCTTCGGGTCTTGTGCTGACGTCCGGCGTTGCAGCTAATGCGGCGCCCGTGAGCCCCGATCGCCAGTCCGTCACCACGACGCTGGAAATGCAAGCAGCACCGACCACGGTCACCGTTGCCCCAGACGCCAACGTAAGCTTCGAGCGCCAGGCTGCGGTAGCAGCCGTTGCTGCTCCAGTGGTCGAGGCGCCCGTCGTGCAAGCGGTAGCCAATGAAGTAACTCAGACTCAGCCAGCTGTCGTTGAGCAGGTTGCAGCTCCCGCTGCACCCGCAGCGCAGACGCCTGCTCCGGTCGTTGAAGCGCCTGCCCCCGTCGTCGAAGCTCCGGCTCCTGCTGTTACCTCCGGCGTGGGCGCAACTGTCGCTGCCGCCGCGAAGGCCCAGGTGGGAGTGTCTCAGGACTGCACTCGGCTGGTCAGCAACGCTTTGGCGGCTGCTGGCATCAACTTTCATGGATGGCCGATCGGCTACATGTCTCTCGGCACGGTTGTCGGCGCCGCTCAGGCGCAGCCCGGGGACCTCATCTACTACGACGACGCCGGTGCAGGAGTTCCCCACATCGCCGTATACATCGGTGGCGGCCAGGCCGTACACGGTGGCTTCAATGGCGGGACCACCGCTATTGCACCGGCCGAGCTCGGCTCCGGTGGCGTCTATATCCAACTCGGTGGCTAG
- a CDS encoding tellurite resistance/C4-dicarboxylate transporter family protein — protein sequence MSQLVSMPRVDAAMRNLPPASFAFVMASAITALGFRIIERDVISLVLFYCSMGGAFLLTVATIWRFVRYRASVISDVKNPTKTFGFFTIVAAANVLGAYLSSTEFTAFAIALFVFAALVWLVLTYLLPALVLFGHGERSVMADVNGSWFLWVVGTQSVATAAAITAPSFHPELLGPAAVGLWGVGIALYLLVATLVTLRMLVNENSPTNLSPTYWIYMGATAISVLAGSRILLLPDDLPIMATTGAFVSGMSYLLWALGLWWIPLLIIFGIWRHGVRRAPLKYETALWSIVFPLGMYSVASMFYGVEKNLAFMIGIGHAGIWVAGIVWLLSTVAMLRTGFSWWTDGGRGNPRQPSATTADA from the coding sequence ATGAGCCAGCTTGTAAGTATGCCGAGGGTGGACGCTGCCATGCGCAACCTTCCACCGGCCTCATTCGCATTTGTCATGGCAAGCGCTATTACCGCCCTGGGATTCCGCATCATCGAACGCGACGTCATCTCTCTGGTACTTTTCTATTGTTCTATGGGCGGCGCGTTCCTTCTCACTGTCGCCACTATATGGCGCTTCGTCCGTTATCGCGCCAGCGTCATCAGCGACGTTAAGAACCCGACAAAAACATTTGGGTTTTTCACCATTGTCGCCGCCGCGAATGTCCTCGGCGCCTACCTGAGCAGCACAGAATTCACCGCGTTCGCGATCGCTCTCTTTGTATTCGCCGCCCTGGTATGGCTGGTGCTCACCTATCTTCTACCGGCGCTCGTCCTCTTCGGACACGGCGAGCGCTCCGTCATGGCGGATGTCAATGGCAGTTGGTTCCTTTGGGTGGTCGGCACGCAGTCCGTAGCGACGGCGGCCGCCATCACAGCACCGTCCTTTCACCCAGAACTTCTCGGACCCGCAGCAGTGGGTCTATGGGGTGTCGGAATCGCACTCTATCTTCTCGTGGCCACCCTGGTGACGCTCAGAATGCTCGTCAACGAGAATTCACCCACGAACCTTAGCCCCACCTACTGGATTTACATGGGCGCAACCGCAATCTCTGTGCTCGCCGGCTCGAGAATTCTGCTTCTACCGGATGACCTACCGATCATGGCCACCACCGGAGCTTTCGTCTCCGGTATGAGTTACCTTCTCTGGGCACTGGGTCTGTGGTGGATACCATTGCTCATCATTTTTGGGATCTGGCGCCACGGCGTACGGAGGGCTCCGCTAAAATACGAGACCGCACTATGGAGCATCGTCTTTCCCCTCGGCATGTACTCCGTTGCCAGCATGTTTTATGGCGTTGAGAAAAATCTGGCCTTCATGATCGGTATTGGACACGCAGGGATTTGGGTAGCGGGCATCGTCTGGTTGCTGTCCACGGTTGCGATGCTCCGCACTGGCTTCAGCTGGTGGACCGACGGCGGCCGCGGAAACCCCCGCCAGCCTTCCGCTACCACGGCAGATGCATAA
- a CDS encoding molybdopterin molybdotransferase MoeA, with protein sequence MTASSWPYARIVAYSALRPLEPKQYPLAACVGAAVAEDVHALGPMPHYASSAMDGWAVTGDGPWRLQEPGALSPGVASTIITGAPIPQGATAVLRSESGTVTDGILSLNSRAKAHAPWAGQHIRPEGTEASAGELLIPQGTILTPAWVAVAAGATRDELCITRMPVVDLVSTGDEVIAEGTPSAGQVRDTFSLLLPDAVRGLGARTRTVLHVPDDSQQLTAALLRPGADVVITTGGTGTSSADHLREVLATLGANVIVHSIAMRPGHPALLALLPDGRAVVGLPGNPLAAMMALLTLAGPLIARLAGRPQPETRSSVSALDVTPLPGRHRLLPAKESADGVTAVERIGSGMLRGLATADCVLVVPPEGLVRGATAQVMHLPW encoded by the coding sequence ATGACCGCCAGTTCGTGGCCGTATGCCCGAATAGTCGCCTACAGTGCCTTACGACCACTTGAACCGAAGCAGTATCCACTTGCTGCCTGCGTCGGCGCCGCGGTGGCCGAGGATGTCCATGCTCTCGGGCCAATGCCGCATTACGCATCCTCTGCCATGGACGGGTGGGCTGTGACAGGGGACGGACCCTGGAGGCTGCAGGAGCCAGGCGCGCTGAGCCCCGGGGTGGCGAGCACGATCATCACGGGCGCGCCGATTCCGCAGGGTGCTACAGCAGTGCTCCGTAGTGAGTCGGGAACGGTGACGGACGGCATTCTCAGCCTCAATTCCAGAGCGAAGGCACATGCGCCCTGGGCGGGCCAACACATTCGCCCGGAAGGCACGGAAGCCTCAGCCGGTGAACTGCTGATTCCTCAGGGGACCATCCTGACACCGGCATGGGTGGCGGTAGCGGCAGGCGCCACCCGCGACGAGCTGTGCATCACTCGCATGCCCGTGGTGGACCTGGTCTCCACCGGCGACGAAGTCATCGCTGAAGGAACTCCTTCGGCTGGCCAGGTCCGCGACACGTTCAGTCTGCTATTGCCGGACGCAGTGCGCGGTCTCGGTGCGAGGACGCGCACAGTGCTGCATGTACCGGATGACTCACAGCAGCTCACGGCTGCTCTTCTCCGCCCAGGGGCCGACGTCGTCATCACCACCGGAGGAACTGGAACCTCGAGCGCGGATCACCTGCGGGAGGTTCTTGCCACACTGGGCGCGAACGTCATAGTGCATTCCATAGCCATGAGGCCGGGTCATCCCGCTCTATTGGCACTCCTGCCTGATGGCAGGGCTGTCGTGGGTCTGCCTGGAAATCCGCTCGCTGCCATGATGGCGCTGCTCACCCTCGCCGGACCGTTGATTGCGAGGCTGGCGGGAAGACCGCAGCCAGAGACGCGGAGCTCAGTGTCGGCGTTGGACGTGACGCCGCTGCCGGGGCGTCACCGACTGCTCCCGGCGAAGGAATCGGCGGACGGCGTGACAGCTGTGGAACGCATCGGTTCAGGGATGCTCCGCGGGCTCGCCACCGCAGATTGTGTGCTCGTGGTTCCACCAGAAGGGCTGGTCCGCGGTGCTACCGCACAGGTTATGCATCTGCCGTGGTAG
- a CDS encoding HNH endonuclease, translated as MRTLVLNAGYEPLAVVTFRRAIVLVLTGKASVIAEEDEPVVGPNEILARPSVILLNRYVRVPHRSGTEVSRRGVLRRDNHLCAYCGKPASTLDHVFPRSRGGGDSWENLVACCLPCNNLKGNRTLVEIGWQLRSLPRPPRGRMWQIRELERPAPRWVEFLEQNPAA; from the coding sequence ATGCGCACTCTCGTTCTGAATGCAGGATATGAGCCACTGGCGGTTGTCACCTTCCGCCGGGCGATCGTCCTTGTGCTGACCGGCAAAGCGAGTGTCATTGCGGAAGAGGATGAACCGGTGGTTGGACCCAACGAAATCTTGGCGCGCCCCTCCGTCATCCTGCTCAACAGGTACGTTCGAGTACCCCACCGTAGCGGCACAGAAGTGTCCCGACGCGGCGTGCTCCGGCGCGACAATCACCTCTGCGCCTATTGCGGTAAGCCAGCCTCAACACTTGACCATGTCTTTCCCCGTTCCCGCGGAGGAGGGGACAGCTGGGAGAATCTGGTTGCGTGCTGCCTCCCATGCAACAACCTCAAAGGAAATCGGACCCTCGTCGAAATCGGCTGGCAGCTGCGGTCCCTGCCACGGCCGCCTCGTGGCCGCATGTGGCAGATTCGAGAACTGGAACGCCCCGCACCACGGTGGGTCGAGTTCCTCGAACAGAATCCTGCGGCATAG